The following are encoded together in the Bradyrhizobium sp. CCGUVB1N3 genome:
- a CDS encoding RraA family protein — MTTSATGPLPASVLEALGRYDTPTICNAMEIVAPERRLLGFTTKPLVCPFPDLPPIVGYARTVAIRSVLKSSLPAEEQAKRRIDYYEYVGTGQGPRIAVIQDIDGADVGYGAFWGEVQSNVHKALGCLGVVTDGSIRDIPQWAPGFQALAGSIGPSHAWVHAESFGGEVRVAGMTVKSDDLIHADQHGAIVIPLDVATKLPEAAELCGRRETPILEIARSPDFSLEKLKAALKRSAEIH, encoded by the coding sequence GTGACGACATCCGCAACCGGGCCGCTGCCTGCATCCGTCCTCGAAGCGCTCGGCCGCTACGACACGCCGACGATCTGCAACGCCATGGAGATCGTGGCGCCCGAGCGGCGGCTGCTCGGCTTCACCACCAAGCCCCTGGTCTGTCCGTTCCCCGATCTGCCGCCGATCGTCGGCTACGCCCGCACCGTCGCGATCCGCTCGGTGTTGAAATCCTCGCTTCCTGCCGAAGAGCAGGCCAAGCGTCGCATCGACTACTATGAATATGTCGGCACCGGCCAAGGGCCGCGCATCGCCGTGATCCAGGACATCGACGGCGCGGACGTCGGCTACGGCGCGTTCTGGGGCGAGGTACAGAGCAACGTCCACAAGGCGCTCGGCTGCCTCGGCGTCGTCACTGACGGCTCGATTCGCGATATCCCGCAATGGGCCCCGGGCTTCCAGGCGCTCGCCGGCTCGATCGGCCCGTCACACGCCTGGGTACACGCGGAGAGCTTCGGCGGTGAGGTGCGGGTCGCCGGCATGACCGTGAAGTCGGACGACCTGATCCACGCCGACCAGCACGGCGCGATTGTGATCCCGCTCGACGTCGCCACCAAACTGCCCGAGGCTGCCGAGCTCTGCGGCCGCCGCGAGACCCCGATCCTGGAGATCGCGCGCAGCCCCGACTTCTCGCTGGAGAAGCTGAAGGCCGCGCTGAAGCGCTCGGCGGAGATCCACTAG
- a CDS encoding DUF1330 domain-containing protein, translating into MKAFVIAAETLKDEAMFAEYRRAVPETLRAFGGKFVVRGGNLQLVEGEWPHPRLVIIEFPSREAAEDWYRSPAYQKIIGLRQGSAITNLVIVEGQVD; encoded by the coding sequence ATGAAAGCGTTCGTTATCGCGGCCGAGACCCTCAAAGACGAAGCCATGTTCGCCGAATATCGACGGGCCGTTCCAGAAACGCTAAGGGCTTTTGGAGGTAAATTCGTCGTGCGGGGCGGGAATCTCCAATTGGTGGAAGGGGAATGGCCGCACCCGCGCTTGGTGATTATCGAATTCCCATCGCGAGAGGCTGCTGAGGACTGGTACAGATCGCCGGCGTATCAGAAGATCATCGGACTTCGACAAGGAAGCGCGATCACGAACCTCGTCATTGTCGAGGGGCAGGTGGACTAG
- a CDS encoding motility protein A: protein MDIMTSVGLAAGFAVIAVMMIMGGDLHMFISEHAMIIIFGGSISATMIRFPLSALMHGLPLGAKFAFTMSRLSAHDLVDELARIAEIARKQGPVGLEKVETDEPFLAKGIRYVADGYDLDFIRDNLERDRDNFLMHLDEGSKIYRAIGDCAPAFGMIGTLIGMVQMFANMTDPSKLGPFMATALLATLYGALVANLFCLPIADKLHGKLLDEETNRTLIIDGILMIRDSKSPTLVREMLLAYLPEKHRHAEGEPVPA, encoded by the coding sequence ATGGATATCATGACGAGCGTTGGGCTTGCGGCGGGCTTCGCCGTCATCGCCGTCATGATGATCATGGGTGGCGATCTCCACATGTTCATCTCCGAACATGCGATGATCATCATCTTCGGCGGCTCGATCTCCGCCACCATGATCCGATTTCCGCTCAGCGCGCTGATGCACGGCCTTCCGCTCGGCGCCAAGTTCGCCTTCACCATGAGCCGGCTGTCGGCGCACGATCTCGTCGACGAGCTCGCCCGCATCGCCGAGATCGCTCGCAAGCAGGGCCCGGTGGGCCTGGAAAAGGTCGAGACCGACGAGCCATTCCTCGCCAAGGGCATCCGCTACGTCGCCGACGGCTACGACCTCGACTTCATCCGCGACAATCTCGAGCGCGACCGCGACAACTTCCTCATGCATCTGGACGAGGGCAGCAAGATCTACCGCGCCATCGGCGACTGCGCCCCGGCCTTCGGCATGATCGGCACCCTGATCGGCATGGTGCAGATGTTCGCCAACATGACCGACCCCTCCAAGCTCGGCCCGTTCATGGCGACCGCGCTGCTCGCCACGCTCTACGGCGCGCTGGTCGCGAACCTGTTCTGTCTGCCGATCGCCGACAAGCTGCACGGCAAGCTGCTTGACGAGGAGACCAACCGCACGCTGATCATCGACGGCATCCTGATGATCCGCGACTCCAAGAGCCCGACCCTTGTGCGCGAAATGCTGCTGGCTTACCTGCCGGAGAAGCATCGCCATGCCGAGGGCGAGCCGGTGCCGGCCTGA
- a CDS encoding flagellar motor protein MotB: MAKKKRGDAHGGGHGWFVTFADLMGLMMSFFVMLVAFSTQDANKLKIVAGSMRDAFGIQSEARYAGIIESDGLPTRPKLKNVDHIQPEDSSNTPTPDQQDRDRTSGAKIKVDRDFALAAASLRQALQDLPELTEMSKHIMFEETKQGLNLEIVDQDGRSMFADGSKVPYDRTRRLIEKLAVPLKATPLRVSIVGHTAAGFVPNRSDYGAFDLSADRANAVRQILEREGLPPSHIFAVSGKADTQPLFPDDPSLAANRRVTITLMREDPPLPPNLKP, from the coding sequence ATGGCCAAGAAGAAGCGCGGCGATGCACATGGAGGCGGTCACGGCTGGTTCGTGACCTTCGCCGATCTGATGGGCCTGATGATGAGCTTCTTCGTGATGCTCGTCGCGTTCTCGACCCAAGACGCCAACAAGCTCAAGATCGTGGCAGGCTCCATGCGCGACGCCTTCGGCATCCAGAGCGAGGCGCGCTATGCCGGCATCATCGAATCCGACGGCCTGCCCACGCGTCCCAAGCTGAAGAACGTCGACCACATCCAGCCCGAGGATTCCTCCAATACGCCGACCCCGGATCAGCAGGATCGCGACCGCACCTCGGGCGCGAAGATCAAGGTCGACCGCGACTTCGCGCTTGCCGCGGCCTCGCTCCGCCAGGCGCTTCAGGACCTGCCCGAGCTCACCGAGATGTCCAAGCACATCATGTTCGAGGAGACCAAGCAGGGCCTCAATCTCGAGATCGTCGACCAGGACGGCCGCTCGATGTTTGCGGACGGCTCCAAGGTGCCCTATGACCGTACCCGCCGCCTGATCGAGAAGCTGGCCGTCCCGCTCAAGGCGACGCCGCTGCGCGTCTCCATCGTCGGCCATACCGCCGCGGGCTTCGTGCCGAACCGCAGCGACTACGGTGCCTTCGACCTCTCGGCCGACCGTGCCAATGCGGTGCGCCAGATCCTCGAGCGTGAAGGGCTGCCGCCCTCGCACATCTTCGCCGTCTCCGGCAAGGCGGACACCCAGCCGCTGTTTCCTGACGATCCGTCCCTGGCCGCCAATCGCCGCGTGACCATCACCCTGATGCGCGAAGACCCGCCGCTGCCGCCGAATCTGAAGCCGTAA
- a CDS encoding potassium transporter Kup has translation MTASITTTEGQETTAHAGFWALTLGSIGVVFGDIGTSPLYAFHEAVRGAAHGEPVSRVIVLGVLSLILWALLIVVTAKYVLLLLRADNNGEGGTLSLMALGQRALGRRSWLLLALGVVGASMFIGDSMITPAISVLSAVEGLKLATPAFEHYVVPLTVLILALLFAVQSKGTALVASAFGPVMVVWFACLAVMGIVHIADDPSVLAAINPYYALQFLLSHGTIGLVTLGAVFLAVTGGEALYADLGHFGRKPIQSAWMFFVLPSLLINYFGQGALVLSDPSAIEHSFYRMVPEKLVLPLVGLATAATVIASQAVITGAYSLVYQAVQLGLLPRFEVRYTSESHAGQIYLPRVNRLLLIGVMLLVLLFRTPSGLASAYGIAVSTTMVADGIMGFVVIWKLWNWRAATAAAVILPFVVVDMTFFSANLLKLLEGAWVPLLFGVVMVAMIWTWRRGTGILLQKTRRIEVPLDDLIRSLEKRPPHIVKGTAVFLTSDPAFVPTALLHNLKHNKVLHEHNVILTIETAHTPRVDLSERFRMEKISDKFSKVRLRFGFMEQPNVPKALAIARKQGWQFDIMSTSFFVSRRSLKASAQSGMPLWQDHMFIALSRSANDATDYFQIPTGRVVEVGTQVTI, from the coding sequence ATGACGGCGAGCATCACCACGACCGAAGGCCAGGAGACCACGGCCCATGCGGGCTTTTGGGCCCTGACGCTCGGAAGCATCGGCGTCGTCTTCGGCGATATCGGCACCTCGCCGCTCTACGCATTCCACGAGGCGGTCAGAGGTGCGGCCCATGGCGAGCCGGTCTCGCGGGTCATCGTGCTCGGCGTGCTTTCGCTGATCCTGTGGGCGCTCTTGATCGTCGTGACCGCCAAATATGTCCTGCTGCTGCTGCGCGCCGACAACAACGGGGAGGGCGGCACGCTTTCGCTGATGGCGCTCGGCCAGCGCGCGCTCGGGCGTCGAAGCTGGCTCCTGCTCGCGCTCGGCGTCGTCGGCGCTTCCATGTTCATCGGCGATTCCATGATCACGCCGGCGATCTCGGTGCTGTCGGCGGTCGAAGGTCTCAAGCTCGCGACGCCCGCTTTCGAGCATTACGTCGTGCCGCTCACGGTCCTCATCCTGGCGCTGCTGTTCGCGGTCCAGAGCAAGGGGACCGCGCTGGTGGCCTCCGCCTTCGGGCCGGTGATGGTGGTCTGGTTTGCCTGCCTTGCGGTGATGGGCATCGTTCACATCGCCGACGATCCCTCGGTGCTGGCTGCGATCAATCCCTACTACGCGCTGCAATTCCTGCTGTCGCACGGCACGATCGGTCTCGTGACGCTCGGCGCCGTCTTCCTGGCGGTGACCGGCGGCGAGGCGCTCTATGCCGATCTCGGCCATTTCGGCCGCAAGCCGATCCAGTCGGCCTGGATGTTCTTCGTGCTGCCTTCGCTCCTGATCAACTATTTCGGGCAGGGCGCGCTGGTGCTGTCCGACCCGAGCGCGATCGAACATTCCTTCTATCGCATGGTGCCAGAGAAGCTCGTGCTGCCACTGGTCGGGCTTGCGACCGCGGCCACCGTGATTGCGAGCCAGGCGGTGATCACCGGCGCCTATTCGCTGGTCTATCAGGCCGTGCAGCTCGGCCTCTTGCCGCGCTTCGAGGTCCGCTACACCTCCGAATCCCACGCCGGCCAGATCTATCTGCCGCGCGTGAACCGGTTGCTCCTGATCGGCGTGATGCTGCTGGTCTTGTTGTTCCGCACCCCCAGCGGTCTTGCCTCGGCCTACGGCATCGCAGTTTCCACCACCATGGTCGCCGACGGCATCATGGGCTTCGTCGTGATCTGGAAGCTGTGGAACTGGCGCGCCGCGACGGCTGCCGCGGTGATCCTGCCCTTCGTCGTGGTCGACATGACCTTCTTCAGCGCCAATCTCCTGAAGCTGCTCGAGGGGGCCTGGGTGCCGCTGCTGTTCGGCGTCGTCATGGTCGCGATGATCTGGACGTGGCGGCGGGGCACGGGAATTCTGCTCCAGAAGACCCGCCGCATCGAGGTGCCGCTGGACGACCTGATCCGGAGCCTGGAGAAGCGGCCGCCGCACATCGTTAAGGGCACTGCGGTGTTCCTCACCAGCGATCCCGCCTTCGTGCCGACCGCGCTGCTGCACAATCTCAAGCACAACAAAGTGCTGCATGAGCACAACGTGATCCTGACGATCGAGACGGCGCACACACCGCGGGTCGATCTGTCGGAGCGGTTCCGGATGGAGAAGATCAGCGACAAGTTCTCCAAGGTGCGGCTGCGCTTCGGATTCATGGAACAGCCGAACGTACCCAAGGCGCTCGCGATCGCCCGCAAGCAGGGCTGGCAGTTCGACATCATGTCGACGTCGTTCTTCGTGTCGCGGCGGTCGCTGAAGGCCTCTGCGCAATCGGGCATGCCGCTCTGGCAAGACCATATGTTCATCGCGCTCAGCCGGTCCGCCAACGACGCCACCGATTACTTCCAGATTCCGACGGGGCGGGTGGTTGAAGTCGGCACCCAAGTCACTATTTGA
- a CDS encoding potassium transporter Kup, whose translation MTSEVAVPAPETVAANGHADAHTTAGFGALTLGSIGVVYGDIGTSPLYAFREAVTAASGAEGAPTTAAVLGVVSLILWALVVVVTLKYVVILLRADNNGEGGTLALMALAQRAVGTGGATIVLLGIISGALFYGDAVITPAVSVLSAIEGMKDVTLTFEPYIVPLTVVILVGLFAVQSRGTARVAAFFGPVMCVWFAVIAIAAIGPILRQPQVLFALNPLYAISFMLHHGIIGFVTLGAVFLAVTGAEALYADLGHFGKRPIQTAWLFIVLPSLALNYLGQGALVLDDPGAIVSPFFQLFPQGWLRGSMVVLATAATVIASQAVITGAYSLTRQAIQLGLLPRFEIRHTSEAHSGQIFIPRINQLLLVAVILMVLLFRSSSALASAYGIAVTGTMVVTGMMGFVVVWKAWRWSPLAAAALIAPFLFLDLTFLAANLLKVFEGGWVPLALGALMILLMYTWRRGSRLLFEKSRKLEFPLADLVAMLEKRPPQRVPGTAVFLTSDPLSAPTALMHSLKHYKVLHEKNVILTIETATTPRIDPSERVKLEQVSPTFSKVTLKFGFMESPNVPKALAIARKLGWQFDIMSTSFFLSRRALKPAAHSGMPRWQDRLFISLSRSANDATDYFQIPSGRVVEVGTQVTI comes from the coding sequence ATGACGAGTGAAGTCGCAGTTCCCGCCCCGGAAACGGTGGCGGCCAATGGGCATGCGGATGCCCACACCACCGCCGGCTTCGGCGCGCTGACGCTTGGCAGCATCGGCGTCGTCTATGGCGATATCGGTACCAGCCCGCTCTACGCGTTCCGCGAGGCGGTGACGGCGGCGTCAGGGGCGGAGGGCGCGCCGACGACCGCGGCCGTGCTCGGCGTGGTCTCGCTGATCCTGTGGGCGCTCGTCGTCGTGGTGACGCTGAAATACGTCGTGATCCTGCTCCGCGCCGACAACAACGGCGAGGGCGGCACGCTCGCCTTGATGGCGCTGGCCCAGCGCGCGGTCGGCACGGGCGGGGCGACCATCGTCCTGCTCGGCATCATCTCCGGCGCCCTGTTCTACGGCGATGCGGTGATCACGCCGGCGGTCTCCGTGCTGTCGGCCATCGAAGGCATGAAGGACGTCACGTTGACGTTCGAGCCTTACATCGTTCCGCTGACCGTGGTGATCCTGGTCGGCCTGTTCGCCGTGCAATCGCGCGGCACGGCCCGCGTCGCGGCGTTCTTCGGTCCGGTGATGTGCGTCTGGTTCGCAGTGATCGCGATCGCGGCGATCGGCCCGATTCTCCGTCAGCCGCAGGTGCTGTTCGCGCTGAACCCGCTCTACGCGATCTCCTTCATGCTCCACCACGGCATCATCGGCTTCGTCACGCTGGGTGCGGTGTTCCTGGCGGTCACCGGCGCCGAGGCGCTCTACGCCGACCTCGGCCATTTCGGCAAGCGGCCGATCCAGACTGCCTGGCTGTTCATTGTGCTGCCGTCGCTGGCGCTGAACTATCTGGGGCAGGGCGCTCTCGTCCTGGACGATCCCGGCGCGATCGTGAGCCCGTTCTTCCAGTTGTTTCCGCAAGGCTGGCTCCGCGGCAGCATGGTCGTGCTGGCCACCGCTGCGACCGTCATCGCCAGCCAGGCCGTCATCACCGGCGCCTATTCGCTGACGCGCCAGGCAATCCAGCTCGGGCTGCTGCCGCGATTTGAGATTCGCCATACCTCCGAGGCCCATTCCGGCCAGATCTTCATCCCGCGCATCAACCAGCTGCTGCTGGTTGCCGTGATATTGATGGTCCTCCTGTTCCGTTCTTCCAGCGCGTTGGCGTCGGCCTACGGCATCGCCGTCACCGGCACCATGGTGGTCACGGGGATGATGGGCTTTGTGGTGGTCTGGAAGGCCTGGAGGTGGTCGCCGCTTGCTGCCGCCGCACTGATCGCGCCATTCCTGTTCCTCGACCTGACCTTCCTGGCGGCGAACCTGCTCAAGGTGTTCGAGGGCGGCTGGGTCCCGCTGGCGCTCGGCGCCCTCATGATCCTCCTGATGTACACGTGGCGGCGCGGCAGCCGGCTCCTGTTCGAGAAGTCGCGCAAGCTCGAGTTCCCGCTCGCCGACCTCGTGGCGATGCTGGAAAAGCGACCGCCGCAGCGGGTGCCCGGCACTGCCGTGTTCCTCACCTCGGACCCGCTGAGCGCGCCGACCGCGTTGATGCATAGTCTGAAGCACTACAAGGTGCTGCATGAGAAGAATGTCATTCTCACCATCGAGACCGCGACGACCCCGCGCATCGATCCGTCCGAGCGCGTGAAGCTGGAGCAGGTCAGCCCGACCTTCTCCAAGGTGACGCTCAAGTTCGGCTTCATGGAATCGCCCAACGTGCCGAAGGCGCTGGCGATCGCCCGCAAGCTCGGCTGGCAGTTCGACATCATGTCGACCTCGTTCTTCCTGTCGCGCAGGGCGCTGAAGCCGGCCGCCCATTCCGGCATGCCGCGCTGGCAGGACCGCCTGTTCATCTCGCTGAGCCGCTCGGCAAACGATGCCACCGACTATTTCCAGATCCCGAGCGGGCGGGTGGTCGAGGTCGGAACGCAGGTGACGATCTAA
- a CDS encoding rhodanese-like domain-containing protein: MANQVQDLTPDEVAKGVSEGRYLLVDVREPNEVAAEAYPYGVVVPLSTFDPKAIPDPQGKDVVFACRSGKRSVTASLAAQAAGLAYDKHLAGGMLGWKAAGLPTKVGG, translated from the coding sequence GTGGCAAACCAGGTGCAGGATCTGACCCCGGACGAGGTCGCCAAGGGTGTGAGCGAGGGGCGCTATCTGCTCGTCGACGTCCGTGAGCCCAACGAGGTTGCCGCGGAGGCCTACCCCTATGGCGTCGTCGTGCCGCTCTCGACCTTTGATCCCAAGGCGATCCCCGATCCCCAGGGCAAGGACGTCGTGTTCGCCTGCCGCTCCGGCAAGCGCTCGGTGACGGCCTCGCTCGCAGCGCAGGCGGCGGGCCTTGCCTACGACAAGCATCTTGCGGGCGGCATGCTCGGCTGGAAGGCCGCAGGGCTGCCGACCAAGGTAGGCGGCTGA
- a CDS encoding aminotransferase has translation MSSKMTCKSSSLNKVFADLPVTIFEAMSQAARDNAAINLGQGFPDDPGPEDIRRAAAEASVNGYNQYPSMMGIPELRQAIATHYGHWHGLKLDPMSEVMVTSGGTEALTSAILAVVQPGDEVVCFQPVYDSYLPIIRQAGGIPRLVRLQPPHWRLDEDMLKSVFNSKTKAVLFNNPLNPSAVVFPREDLELLARYCQKFDVIAICDEVWEHVTFDEHKHIPLITIPGMRDRTIKIGSAGKIFSLTGWKIGFVCAAPPLLRVVAKVHQFLTFTTAPNLQAAVAYGLGKPDEYFVSMRKDLARSRDRLTKGLESLGFPVLKSQGTYFLTVDLSPLGLNESDTEFCWRIVKDYKVAAIPVSAFYEQDPVTSVVRFCFAKKDETLDTALERLSDAVRRRKR, from the coding sequence ATGTCGTCCAAGATGACCTGCAAGAGCTCCTCCCTGAACAAGGTCTTCGCGGACCTGCCCGTGACCATCTTCGAGGCGATGTCGCAGGCCGCGCGCGATAATGCCGCCATCAATCTCGGCCAGGGCTTCCCGGACGATCCCGGTCCCGAGGACATCCGCCGCGCCGCGGCCGAAGCCTCGGTGAACGGCTACAACCAGTACCCGTCGATGATGGGCATTCCCGAGCTGCGCCAGGCGATCGCGACGCATTACGGGCACTGGCATGGGTTGAAGCTCGATCCGATGTCCGAGGTCATGGTGACCTCCGGCGGCACCGAGGCGCTGACCTCGGCGATCCTCGCGGTGGTGCAGCCCGGCGACGAGGTCGTCTGCTTCCAGCCGGTCTATGATTCCTATTTGCCGATCATCCGCCAGGCCGGCGGCATTCCGCGCCTGGTGCGGCTGCAGCCGCCGCACTGGCGGCTGGACGAGGACATGCTGAAAAGCGTGTTCAATTCAAAGACCAAGGCGGTCCTGTTCAACAACCCCTTGAATCCGTCCGCCGTCGTCTTTCCGCGCGAGGATCTCGAGCTGCTGGCGCGCTACTGCCAGAAGTTCGACGTCATCGCGATCTGCGACGAGGTCTGGGAGCACGTCACCTTCGACGAGCACAAGCATATCCCGCTGATCACCATCCCGGGCATGCGGGACCGCACCATCAAGATCGGCTCGGCCGGCAAGATCTTCTCGCTGACGGGCTGGAAGATCGGCTTCGTCTGCGCCGCGCCGCCCTTGCTGCGCGTCGTGGCCAAGGTGCATCAGTTCCTGACCTTCACCACCGCGCCCAATCTGCAGGCCGCGGTCGCCTATGGCCTCGGAAAGCCGGACGAGTATTTCGTCTCGATGCGCAAGGATCTGGCGCGGAGCCGGGATCGCCTGACGAAGGGGCTCGAAAGCCTTGGCTTCCCGGTGCTGAAGTCGCAGGGCACCTACTTCCTCACCGTCGACCTGTCGCCGCTCGGCCTCAACGAGAGCGACACCGAGTTCTGCTGGCGCATCGTGAAGGACTACAAAGTCGCGGCGATCCCGGTGTCGGCGTTCTACGAGCAGGACCCGGTGACCTCGGTGGTGCGCTTCTGCTTTGCCAAGAAGGACGAAACCCTCGACACCGCGCTGGAGCGGCTGTCGGACGCGGTGCGCAGACGCAAGAGGTAG